In Bradyrhizobium sp. 195, the sequence CCTCGGCCAACGTTCGAAAGGGCGAGCCGCCAATCTTGATTGCGGCCTGGTTGTTGTGGAGCGGACGCCAACTTGCCAGGTAGCCGGAGCGTCCGTGAAAACCCGGACCTCCCGGGCTTCCGAAACTGATCACGAACGAGAAGCCGTGGCTGTTCGCACTCCAGATCTCCATGTCCCGGACGGACCGATAGAATTCCAGTGGCATCGCAAGGGTCCATTGTAGCCGAGCCCGCGCCCGGTTAATTGAAAATTAACCTAATTAAATGCCATAACGCAACTCAAATTTGCGCGTCGGCAGAGTGCCCTGGCAAAAACGGGGGAAGAGACCGGAAATTGCCGGCTTTCTGTCCGAGGCACGCACGTTCAGCAACCTCTCACAAGGCCAAGAAAATTAGTGGTTGAGAATTGATTTAATATATAATAATGTAAATAATATTTTAAATCGAGGAGGCGCGTCGTGACCCGAGACGGCAACGAAGACGACGACCGGCGGGCGTTTTTGAAAACCTGCGGAAGATTTGCAGCCGTGACGCCCCCTGTCATGACGCTGCTTCTGTCCACCTCCCTGAGTTCAAAAGCCATTGCACGTTCGGGCGGCTTGCAGGGGGCGAGGCAAAGCGACAGCGGCCAGTCGTTCTTCGACAATAATCGGTCATCCGCGGCAGGGGGTTCCAGTGGCGGATCATCAGGGGGCGGGGGAGCACCTGGCGGTCGCCCTGCTGGATCTTCTCGTGCCGGAGGGACATCCGGCGGCGGATCTGGCGGTACCGGCGGGTCCGGTGCTGGCGGAGGCAGTGCCAAAGGGCCCTTCGCAACCGGTGGCAGCTCTGGAATTCCAAGCGCAAATGGTGGGGTCGATTGCGCAGACGAAGAGAACGAGGAAAAGCGCAAGGCCGATTGCCCCGGAGCTAATACGCGGATCTCCAGCGCAACCGAATCCAGCCGGTAAGAACTTTTCGGCCCATGAAGGAGCCCTATGGGCTGCTAGGCGGCCAAAGCCAGGTTGGGCCTTGCGCTCCGACAGGCCAAACGCGAGGCCGAAAGCACATCTGGCCAGCCGAGCTGCCTTGATTCACCGCCAGCCATCGCTGCAAAGTTCTTGTGCTCGCTCAGGATGGGGCGATTTGTAACGACCGAGTCTCGGGCACTTTTTTGCTGAATCGCGAGGGTGCATGTGCGAGTGGTTCGCGAAGCGAATCGGTTCTACGAGCCTGTCCCGGCTATTCGGCTACCGGGCGAGCGGGAAGGGGGCCGCGCTGGAGCCCCATGGCCGAGCCCGACCGCGCCGCGCGAGACTATCCGATCGATTCTGCGGCTCATGACCTTGTAGCACTCGCATGCCACGGCTTCGAGCCGCGGCCGATCAATCTCGAGCTGGCCGCGCCGATTGGATTTCAACGCCCTTGACGCGCGCATTGTGCACACGACATGCGTGACAGTGGTGCGGCGGACGCCCAGCAACTCCGACAATGTTTCTTGCGTCAGCGGGAGCAGATCACCTCCATCCGCACGATCGTGGATGTGAAGAAGGCAGCGCGCCAGGCGGGCTTCGACGGAATGCAGTGCATTGCAGGCCGCCGTGTACTGGAGTTGCGTCAACAACGACATCGTGAAGACCTGCACCATGGATGCGATTGCGGGGCTGCGATGTTGTGCTGTCAGGAATTGCGCAGGCGAGATCTGCAACGCGGCCCCGGATATGCGGACGACCGCCGTCGCGGGCGCGGCGGATGCACCAAACGCTGACGTCAAACCCACAGCGCCCTCGTGCCCGATTATCGCCGTAGCAACTGTCTGCCCGTTCGGCAGCCCTGTGATCGCCGCGATCGCGCCGCTGAGGGGGAAGAGAAGATGTTCAATTTGTTCGCCCGATCGGACGAGCACGGAATCGCGTTCGATCACGACTTTCCGCAGATGAGGCGCAAGCAAAGCAAAATCCGCTGGTGGCAACCCTGCTAACAAACGATTACCAACTCTGGTCGCGTGGTCCATCATGGGATTGGCTCCCGACGGATGTTCGGCACTAGAACTCATGCCGATGTGTCGAGCTGCTCTGCAGAGTGCCAGCTCAACAGCAAGCCAACCGACCACCAAAGATATGGTTCCCATGGCCAATGGCGAGCATACGCGGCCCGACGATCGCATGCCGCAGCGGAGGCAATGGCGATAGGTGCTCTCGTCATCTGGCCCCGCTAATATCCTGGTTGAAGACGAGTTCAGGTGGCATCGCTTCAAGTTGAAGCCGAGACTTGAGCGCCTTCACACGCTCGCGCCGCATGGGCCGTGCAGTCGCTGGGAGGCCTCAAGTTGGCATTCTCGCTGGAGGCGTATCGTCCTTCGACATGCTTTCTCTAACGATCGCGCCGCAGGTCTAGTGTGAGGGACTGCAGTCTAGCGCCTTGATCTGCCCGGTAACGTCAAACGAGAAAAGCGCACTCATGACACCACTATTGATGACGTACGAGATAATGGTCCCCTCGTGCAATGGATTGAGATCGCTCAATGTGCCCGCCGGATATTCTCGGAGGCGATCAATCCAATAGGCACGAAGTGCCTCGTGGCCGGTAATGGTTTTGACGCCCCCGCAGCCGCAGTGCACCACGGCATCTTCGGCATGCATTTCTAAGATCGCCTCGATGTCGCCCGCGCGGTAAGCATCGAGCCAGTCAATGGCAATGGCAATGGCCATGGGTCAAATGACATATTTCTCGCCTACATCCCTGTAAGCTTGTGATTTTAGGTCGTTTTTGGCCCGCTAAGCCTCTTTCCGTACGCAATTAATTGTATTTTAATAATCCCGCTTGGCCTCGGCCATATGCCGAAGTACATAGATGGTCGGGCCGAGGCAGAGACCATGTTAGACGTGTCTGTGAAGCAGAGACGGATCCGGCTTCTGATCGTAGATCGACAACCGATCGTTCTACAGGGGCTGAAGTCGGTGCTCGGGGCAGAGCAGGACTTCGACGTTGTCGCATCATGCAGCGATGGAACAAGCTGCCTCGAAGCAATTCGGAATTTGGCACCCGATGTCACGCTTGTTGCTGACAACCTGCCAGATCTGACGGTACCCGAGATCCTCGCGATTGCGAAAGCTGAGAATCTCTCCACGCGCTTGGTGTTGTTTACCGAGTCCGAAGCAGATCACGATCTAACCGCAGCTATTGCTGCTGGCGCCTCCAGCGTAATCTCGAAGCATGCTTCCTCCGACACTATGCTGCGATTACTGCGCCTGATGACAAAGCGCAGCGTGTCGCCCGAGCAATCCGATCTGTTGCCAGCCGACGAGGGAGCTGACGGCGGCGGCAAAGTTGAAACGATGCTGGAGCTGTTGACGCACCGGGAGCGTCAAATTGTACGACTGGTCTCAGAAGGAATGTCGAACAAGGAGATCGCGCGCCAGCTAAGCGTTTCCCCAGGGACAGTCAAAGTACACCTGTACAACATATTTCAGAAGCTCGAAATTACCAACAGAACTGTGCTCGCTACCCTCGCGTTGTTGCAGCGCCCGTCCGGCTTCGGCCATCTTGCGCTGGCGTTCCTGGCGTTCGCAATTGCGGACGAACTCAAGGCGTCGGAAGCGAACGACGTGGATCCGGATGACGACAGCGTCGGTCGCGCGCGAGAGCATGCCGAATATGAGCCCTGGAAAAGAGCTATTCTCCGATACCTCATGGTCGAGGAATCCGGCGAGACGCCCCCGCTCACCCAGAGGGACTTGTTTGCCAAGGCGAGCCTAGTCACGAACCCGGCGGCGGCAGTAGAAGCGCTGCGGCCGGCTGAGCAATCCGTAGGCTCGAAAGCGTGGAAAGACTACGGTCCAGTTGGATCGAGCACGCCCAATCTTCCTACGCCATTACTGCGGGGAGCCAGCGACCCACAGATCTGTGGCGACCCGACCGCGGAACATCAATTCCCGCGGCTTAATTCCACTTCGACGTTGATTCACGGAGGGTATGGCACCTTCGCCACTTTGACCGGTGCGTTGATCTACGCACTGAATGATCCCCATCTTGCCGTGCAATCGCATGACCCGGTCAAAGCGCCGATCGACAGTTTCGTGGTGGTCACCGCCGAGAATGCGACCACAAAACTCGCCGGGATCACCGATGCTGATACCAATGAGGTAAACGGCTCGCCCCCGGCTTTCCCTTTGCACGATTTGCGGCTGCCTGCCGCGCTTGGGACCACCGGCAACGAGCGCGTTGCTGGAGAAGGCGTTTCGAGCCAAATGAGTCATGGCGCTGCGGATGACAACCTGCAAGGACCTTTTGGCTCACGGGACACTGGTCACGAGGCCGGTATTGGCGGAGATGGCCACGATCAACAGATGGGCGGCAACGTTGGCGAAAATGTTGTTTCTGGCTCCGCGATCGACTCTAATTCGAGCTCTTCCCACTCTGGCTTCGATTTCGCATCTGGATCGAGCAGGATCAATCTTGCGGCTTTCGGAGCGCTTGCCTGGCTTCATATGACAGCAGCAAGCAAGTCTGTACCGCCGCATACCCTCGCTTGGATCTACAATCCTGCAACCAACGAAACGATCGTCTACGTGAACCCGACCGATCGGAGTCTTGATGTCGGGGACAGGGCCCTGCTCGAAATCCATCTGCAAGGGATTGTCTCCATTGCGGAGTCGGATTTCGTCGGCCAGCCGGAAGGCGCGGCTGTCGCGATCACCTTGGAGCAGCTCGAAGAAGCGCTGATTTCGGCGACCGCAAGCGATGAGACTGTTCTGAGTACGGACAGTGCCCATACAGCTGTCGGGACGAGCGAGAGCACACTCGGGATCGCTGGAGTTTGGAACATTCTGGCCGACGACGGCTTGGGGTTCGAATTCGGGCAGGCTCGGACCGGCTTAGGGGGAGCGACAAGGTTCAGAACCCTCAGCAGCGATTCGGCGGGTACAACGGATGAGAGCGCTGATGGGTCCGGCGGGTCGCCTCATGTTTCACCGATCGTGCTTGTTCATAGCGCGACGGTAGTTGAAAATCTCACATCGAAGAATGAGCCCATCAATGAGGGGGGTGGCTCTAGCCTCTCAGCGGGCGGTAACTCACAGCACGCTCCTGAGGCAGAGTCTGCAGCGGAGTTGACTGAAGCTGGCGTCATACGTGGGAATGGCGTCGGCAATGATAATGAGCATCATTCCCCCGCTTCGGACGCTTCGCGAGGGTCAGCGAAGACAGCAGAAGCCGATGCCGTGGAACACGGCAATTCAGGGCACTCAGCCTCGCCAAAAGCCGACCCTGGTGAGCCAGGCCTCGGTAGCCCGGGCCGCGGTAACTCACAGCACGCTTCGGAGCCAGGGTCTGCAAAGGCAGCAGCGGAGTTGACTGAAGCTGACGTCATACGGGGGAATGGCGTCGGCAATGATAATGAGCATCATTCCCCTGCTTCGGACGCTCCGCGAGGGTCAGCAAAGACAGCAGAAGCAGATGCCGTGGAACACGGCAATTCAGGGCACTCAGCCTCGCCAAAACCACCGGAAGCAGCCGACCCTGGTGAGCCAGGCCTCGGTAGCCCGGGCCGCGGTAACTCACAGCACGCTTCGGAGCCAAGGTCTGCAAAGGCAGCAGCGGAGTTGACTGAAGTTGGCGTCATACGTGGGAATGGCGTCGGCAATGAAAACGAGCATCATTCCCCTGCTTCGGACGCTCCGCGAGGGTCAGCGAAGACAGCAGAAGCAGATGCCGTGGAACACGGCAATTCAGGGCACTCAGCCTCACCAAAACCACCGGAAGCAGCCGACCCTGGTGAGCCAGGCCTCGGTAGGCCGGGCCGCGGTAACTCACAGCACGCTTCGGAGCCAGGGTCTGCAAAGGCAGCAGCGGAGTTGACTGAAGCTGGCGTCATACGGGGGAATGGCGTCGGCCATGACGACGAGCATCATTCCCCCGCTTCGGACGCTTCGCGAGGGTCAGCGAAGACGGCGGAAGCAGATGCCGTGGAGCACGGCAATTCGGGGCACTCAGCCTCGCCAAAACCACCGGAAGCAGCCGACGCTGGTGAGCCAGGCCTCGGTAGCCCTGGCCGCGGTAACTCACAGCACGCTTCAGAGCCAGGGTCTGCAAAGGCAGCAGCGGAGTTGACTGAAGCTGGCGTCATACGTGGGAATGGCGTCGGCAATGACAACGAGCATCATTCCCCCGCTTCGGACGCTTCGCGAGGGTCAGCGAAGACGGCAGAAGCAGATGCCGTGGAACACGGCAATTCGGGGCACTCAGCCTCTGCAGACGCACCGGACGCAGCTGATCTCGGTGAGCCGAGCATCGCAGCGGCTGGCAGCACGGGCCGTGGTGGCTCACAGCACGTTTCAGAGCCGGGGCCTCCAAACGCGGCCACAGAGTTGACTGAAGCTGGCTTCGCACCGGGAAATGGCGCCAAGCATCACGCTCCGGTTTTGGATGTTGCGGGAGCGTCAGCCGAGGAAGAGTCGACCGTCGTGGAGCAGGGCAACTCCGGGCACGATTCACGCCACTCTGAAGACGCACCGGAAGCAGCCGAGATGGTCGAACCGAGCGTCGCAAATGGCAGTAACGCCGGAAACTGGCCGCAGGCCGGGCAATCTGCTGCAACCGCCTTGGGACACGTACAGCCGGCTAAAGTTGCCTCCGAAATTGGCGGCGCAGAACTCGCGTTTCGCTTCGATAGCTATGCAACTCCTCCCACATTCGTCGCGGTAGTTGAGGTTAATAACCCGCTCGATCCGCACGTTTCCCTCGGTCAGGAAAAGGATCTTCACGTCATCGGCAAATTGATCCCTAATGCACTGGACGAACACGCGGTCGCCCCCGTTCATAACCTTCCGCATCATGCCATTTTACCCGCGCCTCATGACGTGCTGATTTGAAGTGTTCCATCGTTGGCTAAAGACGAGCAGGAGCGCGACCGCGAGGGCCCGATGTTGAGCAGGCTGCCGCCCGCGTCCATGGGCTTCCTGACCAGCGATCAGCCTTATTCTGGTTGAACGGCCCGTTCGCTTAGGCGATGGACAGGCGCGCGTGCAGGTGTCGTCCATGATCATGAAGGTCGCCGGCTTCTTCGCCCACACTCGCCGATGTTCGGCCATTCAGTGTGCCTGTTGAGTTCGTCGACGCGTTCGCGAAGGCGAGCGCGAGCATATGGCGATCGTTGGGATGGCCGACAAATGGTGAACACGACGGCGCGATGCTGAGCTCGCCTATGGCGGTCTGAAGATCGAGCCGGCAGGCTGGTTGCCCTAGGAATTGCGATGACGAATGACAACCCACCCCTTACGATCTGCTTGGGCTGCTGGGCTCATCAATTCGCCGAATGAGCCGTTGTGGAACGAGCGCCGGTCCATGGGGACGTCTTTCAGTTGGAAGGCCAGGTGACCATTCTAAGCTTCGGTCGAGAACCCAGCTTACATTGCTGATCTCCCTCGTTTGTTTCTGCATCTTCATGGCCTGAAATACAGGGCGACGCCATTTGGGTACGGATCGACCACATGTGGGTCGTAGAATGGGATGATATCGCGAACAAAAAAGATGTACGCGCGATTGGGCTCGTCGATGCCGCTAGACCGCAGAGGGACGATTCGTATGGTGAGCGAAAGGATAGCTCTACGGCTCCGCATCAGCTGAGCTTCAACACCAGGTGAATCGTGTGCGGATCAAGCTTTGCTGAGGGAGCGAAGCCCAACTTGTCGAACACGCTGCGCATCCTGGCGTTTTCCGGAAGAACCTCCGCCGTCAGCTCGGCCAGGTCGGCGCTGCGAGCGATTGCAACGAGGGTACGGGCCAGCATCGAACCGATTCCGCGTCCCTGCCAGGCGTCCACCACCATGAAGGCCATCTCGGCACGCCCGGGTTCGAAGACGATGTAGCGGCCGCCCCCGACGATGGCATTTTGGCCGGCTTCCGTCGCAAGCGCCACCAGCGCGACGTGATTCCTGAAATCGACGTCCATGAAGAAGGCGCGTTCGCGATCGGAGAAGTGGTGCTTCGTCGCGAAGAACCGGCGCTGCAATGATCGGGCGCCGGTCTGTTCCACTGCGGCGAGCATGCCGGACTCATCCTCAGGGCGAAGCGCCCGGATTTCGACCTGACTTCCATCTGGCAAGTGCTCGCGTGCGCTGTAGTTGGCGGCGTCCGACATCACGGCTCCCGGTAAGGCAAACAGGCTCCGATAGGGCCCGGCGTCGGCTGATCAGGTCCCCGCGGCCCGTGGAGTGTTTGATCCAGATCAAGATTGCATCGCCAAGCTGCGAGCTACGCTTGCTGATGGTCTGGACCTGGACGCCGCCTTGAAGACACTTCGCCAGCTTCTCACCGGAGAGGACGTGATCCAGCTCGTGATCCGGCTCGGATTGCTCGCTCTGCTGATCGTTTGGACGTTCTATCTGGTCCGTCCCTTCGTCACGATCCTGGTCTGGGCTCTCGTGCTCGCGGTCGCGTTCAATCCCGTCTTTGTTTTGCTCGCAAAGATCCTGGGCGGCCGGGCGAAGCTCGCCGCGGTCATTCTCACGGCCATCAATCTCGCGATCGTCATCGGGCCGGCGGCCTGGCTCGGTCTCGGCGCGGTCGACGGGATCAGAGATTTCGCCGGCGAGCTGGCGGCGGGCGATCTGGCCATTCCGTCGCCGCCCGCGACGATCAAGACTTGGCCGCTGATTGGAACGCAGCTCTACGATTTCTGGGATCAGGCCTCGACCAATCTCCGTTCGGTTCTGCAGCGGATTGTGCCGTATCTGAAGCCCTTTGCGGGCACGCTGCTTGGCGTTGCGGGCGATGCCGGCGTGGGCACGATCAAGTTCCTGCTATCGGTCGCGGTCGCCGGCGTCCTCTTTCCCTATGGACCGCAGCTCGTGACGGCGGGCAGGGAGTTCCTGTCACGGATCGTGCCCGAACAAAGCGAGCACTTCCTGGACCTGGCGGGCGCAACTATTCGCGCGGTATCCCAGGGCGTGATCGGGATCGCAGTCGTCCAGGCGCTGCTGGCCGGCATCGGATTCAAGCTGGCCGGCATCCCGATTGCCGGGCTGCTTGCCTTCCTCGTGCTGCTGCTCTCCGTCGTGCAGATCGGCGCAGCCATCATCATGCTGCCGGTGATCATCTGGATCTGGACCGACAAAGACCTCACCACGGCGTTGCTGCTGACGCTTTTTCTCGGAATCGTCAGCATTCTCGACAACATATTGAAACCTCTCGTGATGGGGCGCGGCCTGACGACGCCGACGCTCGTGATCCTCATCGGCGTGATCGGGGGCACGCTGGGGCACGGAATCGTCGGTCTCTTCATCGGGCCGATCATCCTGTCGGTGGCCTGGGAGCTCATGATGGCCTGGATCAGGACCGACCGCGCCGTTCCGCAGCCGCAAGCATCGTCGACCGTTGACCTAAATCAACATCGGCCAACTCTGAGTGCCTTGGATGA encodes:
- a CDS encoding response regulator transcription factor — translated: MLDVSVKQRRIRLLIVDRQPIVLQGLKSVLGAEQDFDVVASCSDGTSCLEAIRNLAPDVTLVADNLPDLTVPEILAIAKAENLSTRLVLFTESEADHDLTAAIAAGASSVISKHASSDTMLRLLRLMTKRSVSPEQSDLLPADEGADGGGKVETMLELLTHRERQIVRLVSEGMSNKEIARQLSVSPGTVKVHLYNIFQKLEITNRTVLATLALLQRPSGFGHLALAFLAFAIADELKASEANDVDPDDDSVGRAREHAEYEPWKRAILRYLMVEESGETPPLTQRDLFAKASLVTNPAAAVEALRPAEQSVGSKAWKDYGPVGSSTPNLPTPLLRGASDPQICGDPTAEHQFPRLNSTSTLIHGGYGTFATLTGALIYALNDPHLAVQSHDPVKAPIDSFVVVTAENATTKLAGITDADTNEVNGSPPAFPLHDLRLPAALGTTGNERVAGEGVSSQMSHGAADDNLQGPFGSRDTGHEAGIGGDGHDQQMGGNVGENVVSGSAIDSNSSSSHSGFDFASGSSRINLAAFGALAWLHMTAASKSVPPHTLAWIYNPATNETIVYVNPTDRSLDVGDRALLEIHLQGIVSIAESDFVGQPEGAAVAITLEQLEEALISATASDETVLSTDSAHTAVGTSESTLGIAGVWNILADDGLGFEFGQARTGLGGATRFRTLSSDSAGTTDESADGSGGSPHVSPIVLVHSATVVENLTSKNEPINEGGGSSLSAGGNSQHAPEAESAAELTEAGVIRGNGVGNDNEHHSPASDASRGSAKTAEADAVEHGNSGHSASPKADPGEPGLGSPGRGNSQHASEPGSAKAAAELTEADVIRGNGVGNDNEHHSPASDAPRGSAKTAEADAVEHGNSGHSASPKPPEAADPGEPGLGSPGRGNSQHASEPRSAKAAAELTEVGVIRGNGVGNENEHHSPASDAPRGSAKTAEADAVEHGNSGHSASPKPPEAADPGEPGLGRPGRGNSQHASEPGSAKAAAELTEAGVIRGNGVGHDDEHHSPASDASRGSAKTAEADAVEHGNSGHSASPKPPEAADAGEPGLGSPGRGNSQHASEPGSAKAAAELTEAGVIRGNGVGNDNEHHSPASDASRGSAKTAEADAVEHGNSGHSASADAPDAADLGEPSIAAAGSTGRGGSQHVSEPGPPNAATELTEAGFAPGNGAKHHAPVLDVAGASAEEESTVVEQGNSGHDSRHSEDAPEAAEMVEPSVANGSNAGNWPQAGQSAATALGHVQPAKVASEIGGAELAFRFDSYATPPTFVAVVEVNNPLDPHVSLGQEKDLHVIGKLIPNALDEHAVAPVHNLPHHAILPAPHDVLI
- a CDS encoding nuclear transport factor 2 family protein, which gives rise to MAIAIAIDWLDAYRAGDIEAILEMHAEDAVVHCGCGGVKTITGHEALRAYWIDRLREYPAGTLSDLNPLHEGTIISYVINSGVMSALFSFDVTGQIKALDCSPSH
- a CDS encoding GNAT family N-acetyltransferase, translated to MSDAANYSAREHLPDGSQVEIRALRPEDESGMLAAVEQTGARSLQRRFFATKHHFSDRERAFFMDVDFRNHVALVALATEAGQNAIVGGGRYIVFEPGRAEMAFMVVDAWQGRGIGSMLARTLVAIARSADLAELTAEVLPENARMRSVFDKLGFAPSAKLDPHTIHLVLKLS
- a CDS encoding AI-2E family transporter, with product MKTLRQLLTGEDVIQLVIRLGLLALLIVWTFYLVRPFVTILVWALVLAVAFNPVFVLLAKILGGRAKLAAVILTAINLAIVIGPAAWLGLGAVDGIRDFAGELAAGDLAIPSPPATIKTWPLIGTQLYDFWDQASTNLRSVLQRIVPYLKPFAGTLLGVAGDAGVGTIKFLLSVAVAGVLFPYGPQLVTAGREFLSRIVPEQSEHFLDLAGATIRAVSQGVIGIAVVQALLAGIGFKLAGIPIAGLLAFLVLLLSVVQIGAAIIMLPVIIWIWTDKDLTTALLLTLFLGIVSILDNILKPLVMGRGLTTPTLVILIGVIGGTLGHGIVGLFIGPIILSVAWELMMAWIRTDRAVPQPQASSTVDLNQHRPTLSALDETARR
- a CDS encoding Crp/Fnr family transcriptional regulator, with amino-acid sequence MMDHATRVGNRLLAGLPPADFALLAPHLRKVVIERDSVLVRSGEQIEHLLFPLSGAIAAITGLPNGQTVATAIIGHEGAVGLTSAFGASAAPATAVVRISGAALQISPAQFLTAQHRSPAIASMVQVFTMSLLTQLQYTAACNALHSVEARLARCLLHIHDRADGGDLLPLTQETLSELLGVRRTTVTHVVCTMRASRALKSNRRGQLEIDRPRLEAVACECYKVMSRRIDRIVSRGAVGLGHGAPARPPSRSPGSRIAGTGS